One Anthonomus grandis grandis chromosome 15, icAntGran1.3, whole genome shotgun sequence DNA segment encodes these proteins:
- the LOC126745385 gene encoding uncharacterized protein LOC126745385 — protein sequence MSSTDFEWLLCQVAPKIQKEDTNYRQAISPMDRLLLTLRFLATGDSYHSLMYLLKISVPSISRIIPEVCRVIAEVLKDKLKMPQSREEWLITGHQFTNLWNFPTCTGVMDGKHIMIQAPKHSGSEFYNYKSFFSVVVFIVANTNYEVMYFNVGSQGRITVGGVFDNTRFKKMLYENTLNLPELEPLPGRTKAVPFVFLGDDAFLLSPNLLKPYPGTQKKGSSKRILNYRLSRARRISENVFGIMSARFRVLGKPMLLEPDRVELVAACVYLHNFLSSSLYSRKSYSPPGTFDSEDKDTGKIIPGSWRKEYVCITAKTST from the exons atgtCCAGCACCGATTTTGAATGGTTATTATGTCAAGTTGCCCCAAAAATACAGAAAGAAGATACCAATTATAGACAAGCCATTTCACCAATGGATCGATTGCTGCTCACACTGCGATTCCTTGCTACAGGCGATTCTTACCATTCCTTGATGtacttgttaaaaatttcagtACCATCAATTAGTAGAATTATACCAGAAGTATGTCGAGTAATCGCTGAAGTTCTGAAGGATAAACTTAAG atgcCTCAGAGTAGAGAGGAGTGGCTTATTACGGGACATCAATTCACTAATCTTTGGAATTTTCCTACATGTACCGGTGTTATGGATGGCAAACACATTATGATACAAGCACCAAAACATAGTGGCAGtgaattttataattacaagTCCTTCTTCAGTGTAGTGGTATTTATTGTGGCCAACACAAATTATGAGGTGATGTATTTTAATGTGGGCAGCCAAGGTCGTATAACCGTCGGTGGAGTGTTTGACAATACtcgtttcaaaaaaatgttatatgaaAACACGCTCAATTTGCCTGAATTAGAACCATTGCCAGGAAGAACCAAAGCTGTTCCGTTTGTTTTTCTAGGAGATGACGCTTTTCTCCTATCACCAAACTTATTGAAACCTTACCCTGGCACTCAAAAGAAAGGTTCCTCAAAACGAATTTTGAATTACCGCTTATCACGCGCTAGGCGTATTTCTGAGAACGTTTTTGGAATTATGTCTGCCAGGTTCAGGGTATTAGGAAAACCCATGCTACTTGAACCCGACAGAGTTGAATTAGTTGCTGCATGTGTATATCTCCATAATTTTCTGAGCAGCAGTTTATATTCCCGAAAATCATACTCACCTCCTGGCACCTTTGATTCTGAAGACAAAGATACGGGCAAAATTATCCCAGGTTCTTGGAGAAAAGAATATGTTTGCATCACTGCAAAAACAAGCACGTAA